The Amblyomma americanum isolate KBUSLIRL-KWMA chromosome 6, ASM5285725v1, whole genome shotgun sequence genome has a window encoding:
- the LOC144094196 gene encoding uncharacterized protein LOC144094196 isoform X5, whose protein sequence is MPLRKNISPACPTTHLDMAGCLCVPFLPKYTLLMGGVYVVVKFPQEDNDVAVVHKNWLSGDSCMWPPKRKEIRSLIKGAATPALDWKKVPCIVVQAFDTYGEAQKGLRKAEDTSDLLSDYDLGRGKRRRLIRQLSSSEDENVSPPPPQPPQSMLQTGRNEMPGAWNQPSGRRVLHSQNLGDSDDFFSNEPPPESAGGDMLNCRYTWSTQSYGQFTPNGREQWQRSQNLQPENAWPARMAHSQPETLRPWPAHRQRNDSRFPTFGSESPPLTHGRTEAHTSWSDGGSTPRSTASAAVRALKPAEFEQIMKLLHTIDMRVEQQGRQLDVISRRLSSGFTYAVRSEVVTRPFNEVSAFEEFDSQLGMNEGLKTRLLQQLCGLGGVAAPPATRNVLEALMTPKVAVNYSWLGQKGKKKFCSLNVADVILRAVKQNFSESTQCDVINVVKVWLRHSAEKLKKEEAKAAKVLHIGTTEDSHSSEEQ, encoded by the exons GTGGTGTCTATGTTGTTGTTAAATTTCCCCAAGAAGATAATGATGTGGCAGTTGTTCATAAGAACTGGTTGTCTGGAGACAGCTGCATGTGGCCACCAAAAAGGAAAGAGATCCGAAGTCTTATTAAAGGGGCAGCAACACCTGCACTCGACTGGAAAAAAGTGCCTTGCATCGTAGTGCAGGCATTTG ATACATATGGAGAAGCACAGAAAGGACTACGGAAGGCAGAGGACACATCAGATCTTCTGTCTGACTATGATTTAGGAAGGGGAAAAAGAAGAAGACTAATCAGGCAACTGAGTAGCTCTGAAGATGAAAATGTGTCCCCCCCACCACCACAGCCACCACAGTCAATGCTTCAAA CAGGCAGGAATGAAATGCCAGGTGCCTGGAATCAGCCTTCAGGGAGGAGGGTACTTCATTCTCAGAATTTAG GTGACAGTGATGACTTTTTCAGTAATGAGCCTCCACCTGAAAGTGCTGGGGGAGATATGCTTAACTGTC GGTATACTTGGAGCACTCAGTCGTACGGACAGTTTACACCTAATGGGAGAGAGCAAT GGCAAAGATCCCAGAACCTTCAGCCTGAAAATGCCTGGCCTGCACGCATGGCTCACTCACAGCCAGAAACTCTCCGCCCCTGGCCAG CACACAGGCAGAGGAATGATAGCCGATTTCCAACTTTTGGCAGTGAGTCGCCACCCTTAACTCATGGAAGGACTGAAG CACATACTTCTTGGTCTGACGGGGGATCAACACCTCGAAGCACAGCATCCGCAGCTGTGAGGGCTCTCAAACCTGCCG agTTTGAACAAATCATGAAGCTACTGCACACAATAGACATGAGGGTGGAGCAGCAAGGAAGACAGCTGGACGTAATATCGCGACGTCTGAGCAGCGGCTTTACATATGCTGTGAGGTCAGAggttgtcacacggccatttAATGAAGTCAGTGCCTTTGAAGAATTCGATTCCCAGTTAGGGATGAATGAAGGCTTGAAGACACGACTT TTGCAGCAACTGTGTGGCCTTGGAGGAGTGGCTGCACCACCGGCCACCAGAAATGTGCTGGAGGCCCTCATGACGCCAAAAGTCGCTGTAAACTATAGCTGGCTGGgccaaaaaggcaaaaaaaagttTTGCAGCCTTAATGTTGCAGACGTGATCCTGA ggGCTGTGAAACAGAATTTTTCTGAGTCCACACAATGTGACGTCATTAATGTTGTAAAGGTGTGGCTTCGCCACTCAGCAGAAAAGCtgaagaaagaagaggcaaaagcTGCAAAAGTCCTGCACATAG GCACCACAGAAGACAGCCACAGCTCAGAAGAGCAGTAA